The following are encoded in a window of Vigna unguiculata cultivar IT97K-499-35 chromosome 8, ASM411807v1, whole genome shotgun sequence genomic DNA:
- the LOC114194252 gene encoding L-type lectin-domain containing receptor kinase IX.1-like, with protein sequence MLASFENFHYQKTFLLFFVLFILPINLAQPLSFTITNFNDTESASIVGYAGVALIENGAAVLNPLVKNGVGRAVYGQPLRIKNSSNGHVTDFSTRFSFTIDVSLGTIYGDGFAFYLAPLAYRIPTTTSYGSRLGLYDDTQNNIVAVEFDTFINELDPPMQHVGINNNSVASLNYTKFDIESNTGKMGHALITYNASAKLLAVSWSFDGTGSSSTPTAYLSYKIDLWAILPEWVNVGFSGSTGSSTEKNVIHSWEFSSSLDINSTHGEGKKENDIATKCKVQVKIVVVTVICSIVFLLVVISVSWMTIKKRRTEDGFGFDREAMPRRFGYDEIVAATNGFVDDRRLGEGGSGQVYKGFLSDLRRVVAVKRIFSDVEDSERIFINEVKIISRLIHRNLVQFMGWCHEKEELLLVFEYMIIRRLCFFKKKKKRNL encoded by the coding sequence ATGTTGGCGTCCTTTGAAAATTTCCACTATCAGAAAACTTTTCTTCTGTTCTTCGTTCTCTTTATCCTTCCAATAAATTTAGCTCAACCACTTTCCTTCACCATAACTAACTTTAACGATACTGAAAGTGCAAGCATAGTTGGATACGCAGGCGTAGCCCTCATAGAGAACGGAGCTGCAGTTCTCAATCCACTCGTCAAAAATGGAGTTGGAAGAGCCGTCTATGGCCAACCTCTACGCATCAAAAACTCTTCCAACGGACATGTCACTGACTTTTCAACTCGTTTTTCATTCACAATCGACGTATCTTTAGGAACCATCTATGGTGATGGCTTTGCCTTCTACTTGGCACCCCTAGCATACCGGATTCCGACCACCACTTCTTATGGCTCCCGTCTCGGGCTATACGATGACACCCAAAATAACATCGTTGCTGTCGAATTCGACACTTTCATAAACGAGTTAGACCCACCAATGCAACACGTAGGGATCAACAATAACTCTGTGGCATCTCTCAATTATACCAAGTTTGATATTGAGAGCAACACAGGGAAGATGGGGCATGCGTTAATAACTTATAATGCTTCTGCCAAACTCCTTGCTGTTTCGTGGTCGTTTGATGGAACTGGTTCTTCTTCTACTCCTACCGCTTATCTCTCGTACAAGATTGACCTGTGGGCTATTTTACCGGAGTGGGTCAATGTTGGGTTTTCGGGTTCAACTGGATCGTCCACTGAGAAAAATGTGATCCATTCCTGGGAGTTCAGTTCAAGCCTGGATATTAATTCTACGCATGGAgagggaaaaaaagaaaatgacatcGCAACCAAATGCAAGGTTCAGGTCAAAATAGTAGTTGTTACAGTGATTTGCTCTATTGTTTTTCTGCTCGTGGTTATTAGTGTTTCTTGGATGACCATCAAAAAGAGAAGAACGGAGGATGGTTTTGGTTTCGATAGAGAAGCAATGCCTAGAAGGTTTGGTTATGACGAAATAGTTGCAGCTACCAACGGGTTTGTAGATGATAGaaggcttggagaaggaggctctGGACAAGTTTACAAAGGGTTTCTGAGTGATTTACGGCGCGTGGTTGCAGTGAAAAGGATATTTTCTGATGTTGAAGATTCTGAGAGAATATTTATAAACGAGGTGAAGATTATAAGTCGTCTTATACATAGAAACCTTGTGCAATTCATGGGGTGGTGCCACGAGAAAGAGGAATTGTTACTGGTTTTTGAGTACATGATTATACGACGACTttgttttttcaagaaaaaaaaaaaaagaaacctttaa
- the LOC114194181 gene encoding L-type lectin-domain containing receptor kinase IX.1-like, with protein sequence MRLLEMVTTFVFLLVLHPPFLKTVESLNFNITNFNDPESEQNMAYIGDGKASNGSVELNIVDYLFRVGRALYAKPMHLWDQSSNVLTDFTTRFTFSIDRAKNGTYADGFAFYMAPHGYPIPPNSGGGTFALFNTTSNTFIPHNHVLAVEFDTFNGTIDPPMQHVGIDDNSLSSVASAKLDVDKNLGKKCNVLITYTASNKTLFVAWSFNGTATSHSNSSLSYQIDLMEILPEWVDVGFSASTGEFTEHNVIYSWDFSSTLNSDATDNSSGGDGNGKRKVWVIAVATSSAVLVVVAGSVAVWAMMTKKRRDKVDKSNDGEVGANSVKFDLDRATLPRRFDYKELLAATNGFADDRKLGRGGSGQVYKGVLSNLGRVVAVKRIFANFANSERVFINEVRVISRLIHRNLVQFVGWCHEQGEFLLLFEYMPNGSLDTHLFGDKKPLTWDVRYKVALGVALGLRYLHEDAEQSVLHRDIKSANVLLDTDFSTKLGDFGMAKLVDPRLKTQRTGVVGTYGYLAPEYMNGGRASKESDIYSFGVVALEIACGRRTYRDGEFHVPLRNWVWQQYVEGNVMDVVDERLKKEFNVDEMRSLIIVGLWCTNPNDKERPKAAQVINVLELEAPLPELPLDLHDRPPASLVTYSQQPNSQSMQTLPFTDSFISVGR encoded by the exons ATGAGGTTGCTAGAGATGGTGACAACTTTTGTTTTTCTGCTGGTTCTTCATCCTCCTTTTCTTAAAACTGTGGAATCACTAAATTTCAACATAACAAACTTCAACGATCCTGAGAGTGAACAAAACATGGCATACATAGGTGATGGCAAAGCCAGCAACGGCAGCGTAGAACTCAACATCGTGGACTATCTTTTCCGCGTTGGAAGAGCTTTGTATGCAAAACCGATGCACTTGTGGGATCAATCATCCAATGTTCTCACAGACTTCACCACGCGCTTCACTTTCTCCATCGACAGAGCCAAAAACGGCACCTATGCTGATGGTTTCGCCTTCTACATGGCCCCTCATGGCTACCCGATTCCTCCCAACTCAGGGGGTGGCACTTTTGCCCTATTCAACACCACTTCCAATACCTTTATTCCCCATAATCACGTTCTTGCGGTTGAGTTTGACACATTCAATGGCACCATTGACCCTCCCATGCAGCACGTTGGCATAGACGATAACTCTCTCAGCTCCGTGGCTTCTGCCAAGCTTGACGTTGACAAAAACCTTGGAAAGAAATGTAACGTTTTGATAACCTACACTGCTTCCAACAAGACACTCTTTGTGGCTTGGTCCTTCAACGGAACAGCAACTTCACACTCCAATTCTTCACTTTCTTACCAGATTGACCTCATGGAAATTCTACCCGAGTGGGTGGATGTCGGGTTCTCTGCTTCAACAGGCGAATTCACTGAACACAACGTTATTTACTCCTGGGACTTTAGTTCAACGTTGAATTCCGATGCTACGGATAATTCCTCCGGTGGGGACGGGAACGGGAAACGAAAAGTTTGGGTGATTGCTGTGGCGACTTCTTCAGCGGTCTTGGTGGTCGTCGCTGGGAGTGTTGCAGTTTGGGCAATGATGACGAAGAAAAGAAGGGATAAGGTTGATAAGAGTAATGACGGTGAAGTGGGAGCTAACTCGGTTAAGTTTGATTTGGATAGGGCAACTCTACCAAGAAGATTTGATTACAAAGAACTACTTGCAGCCACCAACGGATTCGCAGATGATAGAAAGCTTGGACGAGGAGGCTCGGGACAGGTTTACAAAGGGGTTCTGAGTAATTTAGGAAGGGTTGTTGCTGTGAAAAGGATTTTCGCCAACTTCGCAAATTCAGAGAGAGTTTTCATCAATGAGGTTAGGGTTATAAGCCGTCTTATACACAGAAACTTGGTGCAGTTCGTAGGGTGGTGCCACGAGCAAGGTGAGTTTCTGTTGCTTTTTGAATACATGCCTAATGGAAGCCTCGACACTCATCTCTTTGGGGACAAAAAACCTTTGACTTGGGATGTTAG GTACAAGGTAGCGTTGGGCGTTGCTTTGGGACTTCGTTATCTTCACGAGGATGCGGAGCAGAGTGTTCTTCACAGGGATATTAAGTCGGCGAATGTGTTGTTGGACACAGATTTTAGCACAAAGCTTGGAGATTTTGGGATGGCAAAGTTGGTGGATCCAAGGTTGAAGACTCAGAGGACAGGGGTGGTGGGGACTTACGGGTACCTTGCCCCAGAATACATGAACGGAGGTAGGGCTAGCAAGGAATCAGACATTTATAGTTTTGGGGTTGTGGCTCTTGAGATCGCATGTGGAAGGAGGACATACCGTGATGGAGAGTTTCATGTGCCTCTGAGGAACTGGGTGTGGCAACAGTATGTGGAGGGGAATGTGATGGATGTTGTTGATGAGAGATTGAAGAAGGAGTTTAATGTGGATGAAATGAGAAGCTTGATCATTGTGGGGTTGTGGTGTACCAACCCTAACGACAAGGAAAGGCCAAAGGCCGCACAAGTAATAAATGTTCTGGAGCTAGAAGCGCCATTACCAGAGCTTCCACTTGATCTGCATGATCGTCCTCCTGCTTCTCTAGTTACATATTCACAACAACCCAATTCTCAGTCCATGCAGACACTACCTTTCACCGACAGCTTTATAAGTGTTGGACGTTAG
- the LOC114194254 gene encoding L-type lectin-domain containing receptor kinase IX.1-like has product MIATSENSHHWTTFLVLLILPMTIVQPFSFSITNFEDSESAALVGYAGVAKIVNGTILLNSLTYSGVGRAIYGQPIHLKNSSNQRVTDFSTRFSFTIQSPNSIYGDGFAFYVAPLAYQIPKTDLAGVRLGLYDENIPIVAVEFDTFINELDPPLQHVGINNGSVVSLNYTKFDIESNKGNMGHALITYNASAKLLAVSWFFERTSSASTPNAYLSYQIDLAELLPEWVALGFSGSTGSSIEENVIHSWEFSSSLDLTISPANEENVIATKYKGRRKVVVVAVIWCTIFVIVVVGVTCWMMKKRRNEDGFGFDREAMPRRFGYDELVAATNGFADDRRVGGEGGHGEVYKGFVSDLGRVVAVKRVCSDVEDSEGIFRNEVKIISRLIHKNLVQLIGWCEEEGELLIVMEYLDNGSLETHLFGNRRSLKWGVRYNIALGVARALRYLHEEVEQCVVHRDIKSSNVLLDTDFNTKVSDFGIAKLVDPRLRTQRTKVVGTYGYLAPEYVKEGRVSKESDIYSFGVLALEIACGRRSYDDVGLMNWVWKHYVDGKILNGADEKMKRDFDVSEMRCLLTVGLWCTLQDHKERPTAEQVINVLQQKVSLPILSTKHA; this is encoded by the coding sequence ATGATAGCTACCTCAGAAAATTCCCACCACTGGACAACTTTTCTTGTTCTGCTTATCCTTCCAATGACCATAGTTCAACCATTTTCCTTCAGCATAACTAACTTTGAAGACTCTGAAAGTGCAGCCCTAGTTGGATACGCTGGCGTAGCCAAGATTGTGAACGGAACCATACTACTCAACTCACTCACCTACAGTGGAGTTGGAAGAGCAATCTATGGCCAACCAATACACCTCAAAAACTCTTCTAACCAACGAGTCACCGATTTTTCAACTCGTTTTTCGTTCACTATCCAATCCCCTAACTCCATTTACGGTGATGGCTTTGCCTTCTACGTTGCACCTCTTGCCTACCAGATTCCGAAAACCGACTTAGCTGGTGTCCGTCTCGGCCTATACGATGAAAACATACCCATAGTTGCTGTCGAATTTGACACTTTTATAAACGAATTAGACCCACCATTGCAGCACGTAGGGATCAACAATGGCTCTGTGGTATCTCTCAATTATACCAAGTTTGATATCGAGAGCAACAAAGGGAACATGGGGCATGCGTTGATAACCTACAACGCTTCTGCCAAACTCCTTGCTGTTTCGTGGTTCTTTGAGAGAACCAGTTCCGCTTCTACGCCTAACGCTTATCTTTCCTACCAGATCGACCTAGCGGAACTTCTACCGGAGTGGGTCGCTCTTGGTTTTTCAGGTTCAACCGGGTCGTCCATTGAGGAAAACGTCATCCATTCCTGGGAATTCAGTTCTAGTCTGGATCTAACCATTTCCCCAGCAAACGAAGAAAATGTGATCGCAACAAAATACAAGGGTCGGAGAAAAGTAGTGGTTGTTGCAGTGATTTGGTGTACTATTTTTGTGATCGTGGTTGTTGGTGTTACGTGTTGGATgatgaagaagagaagaaacgaGGATGGATTTGGTTTTGACAGAGAAGCTATGCCTAGAAGGTTTGGTTATGACGAGTTAGTTGCAGCCACGAACGGGTTTGCAGATGATAGAAGGGTTGGAGGAGAAGGTGGGCATGGAGAAGTTTACAAAGGATTTGTGAGTGATTTAGGACGCGTGGTGGCGGTGAAAAGGGTTTGTTCAGACGTGGAAGATTCGGAGGGAATATTTAGAAACGAGGTGAAGATCATAAGCCGACTTATACATAAAAACCTGGTGCAGTTGATCGGGTGGTGCGAGGAGGAAGGGGAGTTATTGATAGTTATGGAGTACTTAGATAATGGAAGCCTTGAGACTCATCTGTTTGGGAACAGAAGGAGTTTGAAATGGGGTGTGAGATACAATATAGCGTTAGGTGTGGCTAGGGCACTGCGTTATCTTCATGAAGAGGTGGAGCAGTGTGTTGTTCATAGAGACATAAAGTCAAGTAATGTTTTGTTAGACACAGATTTCAACACTAAGGTTAGTGATTTTGGGATAGCAAAGTTGGTGGATCCGAGATTGAGGACTCAGAGGACAAAGGTGGTGGGGACATATGGGTACCTAGCTCCAGAATATGTAAAGGAAGGGAGGGTTAGCAAAGAATCAGACATATACAGTTTTGGGGTTTTGGCTTTGGAGATAGCATGTGGAAGGAGGAGTTATGATGATGTGGGTTTGATGAATTGGGTGTGGAAACATTATGTGGATGGGAAGATTTTGAATGGTGCTGATGAGAAAATGAAGAGGGATTTTGATGTGAGTGAAATGAGATGCTTGCTCACTGTGGGACTATGGTGTACCCTACAAGACCATAAGGAAAGACCAACAGCAGAACAGGTTATTAATGTTCTTCAACAAAAAGTGTCACTGCCAATCCTGTCTACTAAACATGCATGA
- the LOC114194182 gene encoding L-type lectin-domain containing receptor kinase IX.1-like, with protein sequence MVATFENFHYFKTFLLLLILCILPINIAQPLSFTITNFNDTESASIVGYAGAAMIENGAAVLNPLINNGVGRAVYGQPLRLKNSSNGHVTDFSTRFSFTIDVPLGTKYGDGFAFYLAPLAYQIPTATSDGSLLGLYDDTQNNIVAVEFDTYINELDPPMQHVGINNNSVASLNYTKFDIESNTGKMGHALITYNASAKLLAVSWSFDGTGSSSTPTAYLSYKIDLWAILPEWVNVGFSGSTGSSTEKNVIHSWEFSSSLDINSMHGQGKKENGIATKCKVQVKTVVVTVICSVVFLLVVISISWMTMKKGRTDDGFGFDREAMPRRFGYEEIVAATNGFADDRRLGEGGSGQVYKGFLSDLGRVVAVKRIFSDIEDCERIFINEVKIISRLIHRNLVQFMGWCHEKEELLLVFEYMSNGSLDNHLFGKRRSLTWDVRYKIALGVARALRYLHEDAEQSVVHRDIKSANVLLDTDFNTKISDFGIARLVDPRLRTQRTKVVGTYGYLAPEYIKEGRVSKESDMYSFGVLALEIACGRRTYQDGEDNHVPLRKWVWKHYVDGNILNAADKELKSDFDVNEMKCLVSVGIWCTLEDHKERPTSEQVINVLKQQLPLPLFSSKPSHNAKLDSFESSSRKA encoded by the coding sequence ATGGTGGCAACCTTCGAAAATTTCCACTACTTCAAAACTTTTCTTCTGCTGCTCATCCTCTGTATCCTTCCAATAAACATAGCTCAACCACTTTCCTTCACCATAACTAACTTTAACGACACTGAAAGTGCAAGCATCGTTGGATACGCAGGCGCAGCCATGATAGAGAACGGAGCTGCAGTGCTCAACCCACTCATCAACAATGGAGTTGGAAGAGCCGTCTATGGCCAACCTCTACGCCTCAAAAACTCTTCCAACGGACATGTCACTGACTTTTCAACTCGTTTTTCTTTCACAATCGACGTACCTTTAGGAACCAAATACGGTGATGGCTTTGCCTTCTACTTGGCACCCCTTGCATACCAGATTCCGACCGCCACCTCTGATGGCTCCCTTCTCGGTCTATACGATGACACCCAAAATAACATCGTTGCTGTCGAATTCGACACTTACATAAACGAGTTAGACCCACCAATGCAACACGTAGGGATCAACAATAACTCTGTGGCATCCCTCAATTATACCAAGTTTGATATTGAGAGCAACACAGGGAAGATGGGGCATGCCTTGATAACTTATAATGCTTCTGCCAAACTCCTGGCTGTTTCGTGGTCCTTTGATGGAACTGGTTCTTCTTCTACTCCTACCGCTTATCTCTCGTACAAGATTGACCTGTGGGCTATTTTACCGGAGTGGGTCAATGTTGGGTTTTCGGGTTCAACTGGATCGTCCACTGAGAAAAATGTGATCCATTCCTGGGAGTTCAGTTCAAGCCTGGATATTAATTCTATGCATGGACAggggaaaaaagaaaatggcaTCGCAACCAAATGCAAGGTTCAGGTCAAAACAGTAGTTGTTACAGTGATTTGTTCGGTTGTTTTTCTGCTCGTGGTTATTAGTATTTCTTGGATGACCATGAAAAAGGGAAGAACAGATGATGGTTTTGGTTTCGATAGAGAAGCTATGCCTAGAAGGTTTGGTTATGAGGAAATAGTTGCAGCTACCAACGGGTTTGCGGATGATAGAAGGCTGGGAGAAGGAGGCTCTGGACAAGTTTACAAAGGGTTTCTGAGTGATTTAGGGCGCGTGGTTGCTGTGAAGAGGATATTTTCTGATATTGAAGATTGTGAGAGAATATTTATAAACGAGGTGAAGATTATAAGCCGTCTTATACATAGAAACCTTGTGCAATTCATGGGGTGGTGCCACGAGAAAGAGGAGTTGTTACTGGTTTTTGAGTACATGAGTAATGGAAGCCTTGACAATCATCTGTTTGGCAAGAGAAGAAGTTTGACATGGGATGTGAGGTACAAGATAGCGTTAGGTGTGGCAAGAGCACTTCGTTATCTTCATGAAGACGCGGAGCAGAGTGTTGTTCATAGGGACATAAAGTCAGCTAATGTTTTGTTGGACACAGATTTCAACACAAAGATTAGTGACTTTGGGATAGCAAGGTTGGTGGATCCGAGACTGAGGACTCAGAGGACAAAGGTGGTGGGGACATATGGGTACCTAGCTCCAGAATATATAAAGGAAGGGAGGGTTAGCAAAGAATCCGACATGTACAGTTTTGGAGTTTTGGCTTTGGAGATAGCATGTGGAAGGAGGACTTACCAGGACGGTGAAGATAATCACGTGCCTTTGAGAAAATGGGTATGGAAACATTATGTGGATGGGAATATATTAAATGCTGCTGATAAGGAATTGAAGAGTGATTTTGACGTAAATGAGATGAAATGCTTGGTGAGTGTAGGAATATGGTGTACCCTCGAAGATCACAAGGAAAGGCCAACCTCAGAACAGGTTATAAATGTTCTTAAACAACAACTCCCATTGCCACTGTTTTCTTCTAAACCCTCTCATAATGCGAAACTTGATTCCTTTGAATCGTCTTCCAGAAAAGCATAA
- the LOC114194180 gene encoding L-type lectin-domain containing receptor kinase IX.1-like — translation MNSLAPAKVQTRKQPLRMRFLNMVTIFVLLLAFPSPFLRTVESLNFNITNFDDPESAKNMAYMGDGKTKNGSVDLNIVSYLFRVGRALSAQPLHLWDSSSRVVTDFTTRFTFSIEKRNDETGSYADGFAFYIAPHGYQIPPNGAGGTFGLFNGSYNSFLPQNRILAVEFDTFNGSIDPPMQHVGIDDNSIVSATYGKFEIDENLGKKCNALVTYSASNKTLFVAWSFNGTATRYSNSSLSYQIDLLGILPEWVDVGFSASTGELTERNIIHSWEFSSTLNSSTASKDNPSGGNEKRGNGLSRAMVVVVVACSMILVAVAANVAAWIVIMKKRRGNGDCGYDEVGKGRSARFDLDRETIPRRFDYTELVEATKGFADETRLGRGGSGQVYKGVLSHLGRVVAVKRIFTNFESSERVFINEVKIISRLIHRNLVQFVGWCHEQGEFLLVFEYMPNGSLDTHLFGDKKTLTWDIRYKVALGVALGLRYLHEDAEQSVLHRDIKSANVLLDTDFSTKLGDFGMAKLVDPRLKTQRTGVVGTYGYLAPEYMNGGRASKESDIYSFGVVALELACGRRTYRDGEFHVPLMNWVWQQYVEGNVMDVVDERLKKEFDVDKMRSLIVVGLWCTNPNDKERPKAAEVIKVLELETPLPELPLDMHDRPSFSLSSYTHALPNYNSLQSLPFTNSFVTTGR, via the coding sequence ATGAATTCCTTAGCTCCAGCAAAAGTTCAGACCAGAAAACAGCCATTGAGAATGAGATTTCTAAACATGGTGACCATTTTTGTTCTACTCTTAGCATTTCCTTCTCCTTTCCTTAGAACAGTGGAATCACTAAATTTCAACATAACAAACTTCGACGACCCTGAGAGTGCAAAAAACATGGCGTACATGGGTGACggcaaaacaaagaatggttcCGTAGACCTTAACATAGTTTCGTATTTATTCCGTGTCGGGAGAGCCTTGTCTGCACAACCTTTGCACCTTTGGGATTCGTCTTCAAGAGTTGTAACAGACTTCACAACACGCTTCACTTTTTCTATTGAAAAAAGAAACGATGAAACGGGTTCCTACGCTGACGGTTTCGCCTTCTATATAGCCCCTCACGGCTATCAGATTCCTCCAAACGGTGCAGGTGGCACTTTTGGCCTTTTCAATGGCTCTTACAATAGCTTCCTTCCCCAAAATCGCATTCTCGCTGTTGAGTTTGACACGTTTAACGGCTCAATTGACCCTCCAATGCAGCACGTTGGCATAGACGATAACTCTATCGTATCTGCGACTTACGGAAAGTTTGAGATCGACGAAAATCTGGGGAAGAAATGTAACGCTTTGGTAACCTACAGTGCTTCCAACAAGACCCTTTTTGTGGCTTGGTCCTTCAACGGAACCGCAACGAGATACTCCAATTCTTCACTTTCTTACCAGATAGACCTCTTGGGAATTCTACCCGAGTGGGTTGATGTTGGGTTCTCTGCTTCCACCGGCGAACTCACCGAACGAAACATCATTCACTCGTGGGAGTTCAGTTCCACGCTGAATTCTTCCACTGCTTCGAAAGATAATCCCTCTGGTGGCAATGAGAAGAGGGGGAATGGGTTGAGCAGGGCtatggtggttgtggtggtggcgTGTTCAATGATTTTGGTGGCCGTGGCAGCGAATGTTGCAGCTTGGATAGTAATCATGAAGAAGAGAAGGGGTAACGGCGATTGTGGTTATGATGAGGTTGGTAAAGGTCGTTCGGCTAGGTTTGATTTGGACAGGGAAACTATACCGAGAAGGTTTGATTACACAGAACTAGTTGAAGCCACGAAAGGGTTCGCGGATGAAACAAGGCTTGGAAGAGGAGGCTCGGGACAGGTTTACAAAGGGGTTCTGAGCCATTTAGGGAGGGTTGTTGCTGTGAAAAGGATTTTCACTAACTTTGAAAGTTCAGAGAGGGTTTTCATCAACGAGGTTAAGATCATAAGCCGTCTTATACACAGAAACTTGGTGCAGTTCGTAGGGTGGTGCCACGAGCAAGGAGAGTTTCTGTTGGTTTTTGAGTACATGCCCAATGGAAGCCTCGACACTCATCTCTTTGGCGACAAGAAAACTCTGACCTGGGACATTAGGTACAAGGTAGCGTTGGGAGTGGCTTTGGGACTTCGTTATCTTCACGAGGATGCGGAGCAGAGTGTTCTTCACAGGGATATTAAGTCAGCGAATGTGTTGTTGGACACAGATTTTAGCACAAAGCTTGGAGATTTTGGGATGGCAAAGTTGGTGGATCCAAGGTTGAAGACTCAGAGGACAGGGGTGGTGGGGACTTACGGGTACCTTGCCCCAGAATACATGAACGGAGGTAGGGCTAGCAAGGAATCAGACATTTATAGTTTTGGGGTTGTGGCTCTTGAGCTTGCATGTGGAAGGAGGACTTACCGTGATGGAGAGTTTCATGTGCCTCTGATGAACTGGGTGTGGCAACAGTATGTGGAAGGGAATGTGATGGATGTTGTTGATGAGAGATTGAAGAAGGAGTTTGATGTGGATAAAATGAGAAGCTTGATCGTTGTAGGGTTGTGGTGTACTAACCCTAACGACAAGGAAAGACCAAAGGCTGCAGAAGTAATAAAAGTTCTTGAGCTAGAAACGCCATTACCAGAGCTTCCACTTGATATGCATGATCGTCCTTCTTTTTCTCTAAGTTCTTACACGCATGCACTACCCAATTATAATTCCTTACAATCTCTACCCTTCACTAACAGTTTTGTCACTACTGGACGTTAA